The region GAGTGATCAAACTCCAAGAAATTTCAAGCCAAAGCCTCCGAGTAGAAGAAGGAAAAGGAAGAACTTATTTGGAAAACGTTTTACtttgtctgaacacacacactctgtaagACACACTCTgtaagacacaaacacacactttgtCTGTTTTGCTAGTGACTAGTTGTTTTTCTTTCGCCTAGGTAAATTAAAGTTCATTCTGTTTGGTTGACAACTATAAATTTTAGTTTAACCGTCAGCAGTGATGTCTCTAATCTTAcctcttttttcagtaacgagaatataacgagttactatttccagtccagtaatcagattaaggttacttatccaagtaactgagagttactatttttattttccctagtaaaatatatatttttgctttcttcttggctcagttctacttttgcgtctaaccgtagcgctcgactccgcacgttgcgcgcgaccctgtgagagcgcgagcgcgttcacgtcattctgtgcagtgtcttcccgtaacgatgtgtggtagtgtaaagaaacacccctcaaaaacaccTGTTCCccggggaaggaacatttacctgatgaattttaatgttgctttgtgttccaggtttgaaaagtgctggaatttaggcttagtagcctactttaaaatgcttgaaattgtaatggtatttcgtttcacaacaaatagctgtctgactgaatagttcactTTTATTGTGTTTACAActatatttacaaataataccgcgcagctacacaaacgtaatgtcaggagatacattatttaaatgtcaggagatacattcttactgttaaaaatgcacttccaataaagtgagtattggaaaaactaatgttgctgctgaatgtaactactaaagtaacttgtaatctaacgtagttacttttaaaatcaagtaagaTGTAACGtcactaagttactttttaaaggagtaatcagtactcgtattactttttcaaggtaactaagccatcactgaccGTCAGTGTAGTTAAGGTCAGAATAGCAACATTCACACGGTTCCAGCGACTATGCACCTGTGAGCTTCTTCGTAATATCTGATAAAATGACATCCGGCGAAGTTCTGAGCAGCCTGAACTCGTTTCGGCGTCTCTGAGCGTCCTGAGGAAACACACCCGCGTCATAGAAGCGCCAGTGGCAAGTGGGTACAAACCTGTGATTCAAACCCGCCATCACATGGACCACATAAGTGTCAGACGGCCATTTCCTGTCTCAAATAAACGTTACACGCGTTCATGTGTTGTCTCGGGGTGCCAATCATGTGTTTCAATTGAATTATCCCATTCCATAACTCCCTGTTTAGTAGAATTAGCATTACTTGATTAGCCTATAGTATAGATGATATCAATTGGTTCCTTTAAATCCTGTCCGATTAGGATCTCTTACCTTGGCTGACGTTCCACTCGAAGCCTTTATTTAGGGAATTATTTCATTTTACTGCATAATCAATTCTTAGTGCATTTAATAGCTAAATGTTTACCCTTCAGTAATGAGACTAacatttcacctgtcctgtcccTGCATGAAACATTTCCCTAGATTTTATGGTGGTGCTCCGTAATAATTCATTATTTTGAAATATTGTTACATGGGTACAATTTATGATCTTGCAAAGTCTTACATCACACAGAGGTGAAAGTTCACCTGTTCACCACAGATACACACTGCAACCTCTTCAGAAGTgataatttattaaaaacagTCTTTTAAAGTCATTAGCAGTTAAGGTGCTGTATGCTGGCCTTTTTTAAAACAGACCTATTGAAGACATTAGCGTAAAACTCCATTAAGCTTCTCACACAGACAAGGACACGGATCACTTTCACTTGCTTACGAAACAATAACCACAGCCTCACAAAACAAGAAAggcaacaataaaaacaatacatCTTTTACATCCTGTTGATATGCAGTTGTGTCTATTAAGGTTCTCACATTTATTTCGTACGCTCATGAAACATTATGTTGGAGAACACCATTTTTGCCAGCCTACATTTCTTCAAGTCATGGGCTTAATGCCATAGAAAGACAAGGGCACAATCGACCCGCAGGCAAGGAGAGATGAGCtctttccccacacacacagttaacctTTCAAAACAACATATGGAAAGGGCTCTCTCACTGAGTTAAAGTGCTTTTAGTACTAATAGCATCAATAAGTTTGTTCCAGTGACTAAAAAACtctagacataaaaaaaaaaactagaacTGTACTCAAATGAGTACTCAACTGGCACAGTTAGGTACAAATATATACATGTCATACCATTTCAGTTCAGACCATCCATATAGAAGGAAAAGACAATTGCTAATAATCATATCTATGCTTACCGTCATAATAGTGGTCTATTATGTTTTACTCAGAATATAATACAGAAATTGAAAGCTATCGTTTATGACATAGCTGGATGGATGTTGGTCATTTTGAGTTGGTTTGTTGGTTTGATTTTCCTTTTAATAGATGGCACTGTGTTCTTCAATAACAATATGATAATACAGTCTTTTATACTGAGCAGTcccagtgtgcgtgtgtgttgttgtgtgtgattTGCTAGTGTGCGTATGTTTATATTTAATTTCATTTCTTAAGCAGCTGATCTATACTGAAACCCTTTGATTCCTCTTGTTTTAGTAGTTTAGTATTAGTATTTATATCTCCTGGTTGCCCATTTGACGTCTGGTCTAGTTCACTGTCACGCCTAAATGGTTAAGTCATACTTAACAAAAACATGGCTGCCGTCTCCACCCCTGCTCTTCCCAGTCTCCAAGCCCCACCCACTCTTACACATTACTAATGCGTACACTATGGGGGCTGCTGTCTCGGACACGCCCCCTGCcctgccccctcccctccctgtaGCCCTCCTCCAGTCTCGTCTTCTCTGAGTCCGCCGCGACACTCCCACCTCCTCCGCCTCCGTTGCCTTGGAGATGTGGGCTGGCCTGTTTAAAAAGAGGCGTCGTCTTGGTCTTGGCCACCTTGTCGAAGAAGGCGAAGTCGGCCACGTACTTGCCCGACGGGGAGAGCGAGACGACGGGGGGAAACTCGTAGCCCCACAGGATCTCGTCAGGCAGGTAGGAGGTTCGCACCTGGCAGGTGGCGGAGGTGGGCTCCACCGTGGCGCTCAGTATGACCAGCAGCTCGAAGTCCGCCAGCTCAGGGTCTGTCCAGCCACCGCCTGGGGAGGGACGACACCGGCAGGGATTACGCAACGCACTCTGAAACGAAAACTCCAGCAAACGTTACACCACATGACTGGAATGTTTCATTACAAAAGCACCACGCTCATTTTGAGTTCATTGTTCCGAGCTAATCGTTTGCATAAACTCCCTTGACCAGATAATGTTGCTTTCTTTAGCACGATGTTCGCTAACCCCAGAGATACCAGCGCACATCGGAGTTTCCTGAAAACCACCTGATGACTGTGCTCTGGGCCATTATGAGTCCCATCCCGACCTGTCAGGTGTGtgcagggaaaacacaaaaaccccaacacacagcgCCAGGGGGAAGTACTGACTACATCGTTTTCATTTTCTATCCAGACTGTCCAGGAATGTGGTCCTTCACTACAATGGCTAAAGCAAATACCTTAAATACCTTTACTTACACAATATTAACCAAAACAGAAAGAGTTATGAACAGTAGCTGTGTGTCATTGTGCAAATAGAGATTCACACTTCCTCATTTCAATTCctcattcatgcacacacatctgGTCTGTGAAAATAACGCTACGTCTACGTTACACATCTACGTCTCCTTTGTGGGTTTCATGACCAATGTAGTAATTGCTTTTCAAGCATGACATTCGTCATGACGATTAGTgtttcacctctctctctctctcgccctctatttctgtccatctctctctctctctctctctctctctctctctctctctctctctctctctctctcccactccctctatCTCCAACACAGTAATGTAGTTATTTGAACCAGTGGTCATTTTCATATCTAGTCCAGAAATGATAAGTGTTATGGTGAGCATGTGAGCCCAGACATGGTCAGTGACGTGAGTGGTTAGTATGCTGCTGCCTTCTTCTGTAACTCCCAACCTCATCCGAGCACTCCAttaacacacacaatgatgcaTTCAGCAACACTGGCACTTTCTTACCATAAATCCACACGCTTGCATAGAGGAAGCATGgatgaagatacacacacacacatttacgaataaacacacaaacacacttgttTCAAGGACATGACTATATGTGTGCTGACaaaaatacacatgcacacgcgtgTTAACacctatgcacacacactcaggcttGTACAAATAATGACAAGAATTCACACATGTAAAGAAACACAGTGGTTACACTCACATGCTTATATTATATGTGagcatacccacacacacacacacacacacacacacacacacattgacagcTGCATTCATACTCCTCATTCATGTTTAACAGCAACAATTTGAGAGTTTGTATCAGTATTTCTTGAAATACACCATAGAAGAGAGAACTGAAAACATTGAGAAATGTTGCCGCTGATGTTAGagctgtgtgaagtgtgtgtgtgtgaggtgtggctgtcatttatgaaaaaaacttttttgtaaTGGCATAATTCTGTGTGCATCTTAGCAAAatgaatgtctgtgtgtatctcAGCAAACTTAATGCATTTGTCTTAGCAAAATGTTTGTTTGTCCCTGTGTGTCTCAAAAGATGAGTTAGACTAGAGGCAGTGAAATTGTGAAATTGTTTCATTTGTgggtggcatggtggtgtggtggttagcactgtcgcctcacagcaaggcggtctgggttcgattctcggtctgggctgctctgtgtggagtttgcatgttctccctgtgcctgcgtgggtttcctctgggtactctggtttcctcccacagtccaaagacatgcgtgttaggttgattgatcccTCTaaaaattgcccgtaggtgtgcgtgtgtgttggccatgtggtggactggcgacctgcccgtggtgtaccctgccttcgcctggagatgctgggattggctccagccccccgtgaccccgactagcgggattaagtggttcagtggatggatggatggatgtttcATTTGTTGCTGCAAACTAAtggaaaaaaatacacaaacacaggtatAAAAGCACTTTGGCGCCACCCAGCGGCCATTCGTAGTCAAAACAAATACCCAAAATTCCAGCGGCAGGAGCTAGATTAGACTATAGAGTAGGCTATATGTTCTCACCGGTGATGTCGTCCAAAAGTTTTCATATACACgattcaaagtgcttcacagAAGATATAAAAGAATAGTAGAGCTTATTGCATCCCAAGATCTATTACACCGAGTGGGTCTTTtccaaaataaaaatgttacgAATTTAttgtattacagtttttgacgactgctaacatacgtttgtccaatctgtagtcacattttcaaaactccaaacacagtgaacacaacatcagttttcagtggctatactattagttcaattcatgttgttatggcacaaaatgcagtcattttacatgtttttataatgcttacattttctatacacacaaaataacaaaacaaaacaaaattctggatcgtttttgtcttatttacaattgctcgTACACAGCataccaaaaatgaaaacctaaggttcaaacccttaaatatcatttaaaatgccaagttctgcaaaaacaaaggcagctgaaaagttattactgttgtacacattttttgcacatatagatcaatgaaataaaatgaagtacagtattgtcccaggtcagagaggagcaaatataacaatttgtcctgcaatctcaagtgctggtttggtccttcacaaatgccagatgggtccctataacagtgacctccttctttcatttttgaatgaactctaccaacaactggttccagaagcagaaagggaacaggtgagaggaaacaccaggacatttgtgatgggacaatgtagcattttgttattctcatgtcatcacaaactggtttatagaccattcaagagtgatgtcccttttcctcccgcccatctcacctttcctcaaccccactaagaaacttttttcagtctggaggtggaaggtgtatgatcatctgccccatgaccaaatgtccctcctggatgcaatggatcccgactgcagagacatttcagctgaagactgctaggggtgaataaggcataccaagcgtttctatcccaggtccatggcaagggccaacatcagatgtgatgacgttgaaaacatgtggccaactgctgaagaccacttacattacacataacaagactgttgagttttgtattctgtttttcccccttgtgtggcttttttttttttttgtatatgtgtatttttacacatatgggaccatggctaattatgtttacaattacggtaattattttttgggttaggccacaatttacattccatatagtacctaacagtaaatatcactcattgtgtagacagtgtgttgccaaaaatgcacacgtCCAAATGAAgaggattacagtaaaaatgaactgactaagaaaacaacagatgttactgtaaaatgtctgttgtttgctgggagagagtaaaatattacatgtaatactgtttctgtattgccatcaaatgttagtttttttacagtgtttgtgcagtgattgactatgttaatctcgaatagagaatatgtgctagtgtttgaaagaatgattggatactggaccaggtttgctgtgttttaacaaagttggtgtataaagagaaaacattgtttgcgttgtgaaatgcagagttgttatttagttaagaaaaagtgcttttgaacacgatatcaactatttggctatttgtgtgaggtcaatgtgttgctgtgtttagagttttgacaatgtatcacaagtattgggaaacgcatgttagcagtcgtcaaaaactgtaaactaAAGATAAAATTTATtagataatttaataataattaataatttgaCATAAAAGTACAAATTAAATAGATAAAACCAGAGGAAAAAGTTAAAAAATTATACATAAAAAAACTAAAGTGAAAGAATACATTAAGAATAAATTAAGAATTGAGAATTAATATAAATCAAAATGGCCTGCAGTGTTCAAAGATTGAGTGCAGTgtcactcaaacagcttcaagAGAACTGCACACAGAAGAGATGACTCTGGGAAGGGGCACAGACAGTATGAACTCTATTcattttgaatgaatgaatgaatgaatgaatgaataattcATTCATTTGTCTATTAATAGAATTATTACAGTAATCTGGCTCTGTCATTACAGAACTGAAATGAGGAAGTGAAGCAAAGAGCTGAGCTGAAGATTGATCAGGGCAAGGGGAGGGGCAAGAGGAGGGACAAGGGGCGGGACAAGGGGCGGGACAAGGGGCGGGacaaggggcggggcagggacgGCCACAGCCTGTCTCTGGAGCAGTACTTTAGGAACCAGATCCACCACTAGCATGTCAGAAATACAGACTGAGCTgctttgtacacacacacacacacacacacacactctctctctcacacacacacacacacacacacacacagagccaaaaAAGaacaagacacacagacagaaagaaagtggggaaaggaggaagaggaaataGAAGGGAGGAACAGGGGAGTGGAGATGATGAAAAGGACAGACAAGATAAAGAAATGAACTGAGACATTAAAAAACAGACAGGGCTAAAACGAAAGAAACAGGAAGTAAAAGACAGACTGAAACTGGGAGAGGGAGTCAAGGACAGACATGGAGTAAAGGACACAGGACCGAGACGTCCTTTTCATCTCCTAATACTCTGTTGCCATTGTCCTCTACACAGGACACTCAAACCAGCCCTTCTGCACAAAGCTTGTTCTCTGGTGCTAACGTCCCAGCCACGAACTTTGCCCTCTGACCTCAAATGAAATTGCTCTTCACACAGTCAAGTGCTATTCCACACCCTCTCCTCAAATAATTCCCACTCACATCTGTGAAAGACATTCAGAGATCATTCATACTTGAACATCTCTATAGTATTCAAGTGAGCACAAAATGATAACAGCATGATCTTGAATTCCAGTCATGAACTGCTTACTGCAACAAATCCTTTGATCGTTCATACCTTGATAGCAGCAACGAGAGCTGATCACACAAATGAATTGCCAGTGGTCTGCTGCGTATGCCAAATATCTAATCATTTCTTCTGTTAGTACACAGTGACATCTATACAACTGCTCCTGGCTACACCGACAACGTAGTGCATTTGGTGGTGTGACCCTGGTCCATAGCCACGAGCAGGGGGCCCTTTACCCCCAGATTCCTAGCTAAGCTCCTAGCAGGTGGACCTGGGGCCCGGGCCGTGGCCCCCAGCTTCTTCTGGCACACCCAGTGCTGGCCTCATTTCCAGATTTTCCACTGTCTGGGAACAGAGGGGACCGTGGTCAGGCTACGCGGGCCTCTGCTTCTGTTTTAGCCGAGCGTTGGCTAGACCACCCCACACTCATCACATTACTACCAGCACTACATTATGCATCACTgatcctccaccctgcaccacacGGCGCCTCccccacagacagacagactgacagacagacaggcagacagacagctaGATAGTCTCATGGTTTTCTGTTTCGAAATGTTCATTTGCAAAGGACCTTTCATTCATATTACAAACGAATAGTCCAGTGTCTCCAGTCTTGATTCaaagcaaaataattacagGTGTTTCATACCTATAGAGTGCATCAGTGTTTAGTAGCTATGGTGTATACAAGTGATTCATATCTATAATGTCAACTGCTACTTTTTATCATCTTTGCTAAGCAAATGCATGAATAATTGCTCAGGGCTAATATTTTTAACCAAACAAAGACCCATGTGCGTATTAACACAGCACCTTGCCTCTGTAAGCCATCACGGCTCATCTGAGCTTGATTTTTGACCAGGGATAAGATGTCAGTGGAAAGGTAGTACCGGTCTATCCCCAAACCGTCAACACACGTTCAACCTGATCTCTGGTCCTCTGCTGACATCGTAACTGAGCTCCTCTCATTTAGCGGACCCCTCTCCCCGTGCTGCCGCTCACGTTTACCCCGTCTCGCACGGGCCTGTCCTCAGAGCAACTCTGAGCAGGGCTGGCATCCAGACGCCCTCCCCGTTGTCTCCCGTGCTCCGCGCCTCTGGTCTCTCTCGACAGATCACTATCGCACACTTTGGAACGAGTGTTTGGGGTATCACTTCTGCGGTGGAACAGCGATGCTCTGATTCTCAATCATAAGCCGCCACATCAGAACGTTCCAGAACTTTAGAGGTCCTGAAATTAATCTAGAGCTACTTCTTAAACCTTCTACTTCTTAAACCTCGTTTAAAACACTGGAGAACGTTTCCTGAAGGTGTTCTGGAGGTCTGCTCCACCTACCTTTGGCGGCCCAGGCTCGGAGGGGGCTGCTGTCATCAATGATGTGGTAGAAGGTGAgggggaggatgaggaagggACTGTCGCTGGACGTGTCCACCTGGAAGGCCACGTTCCTCTGGTCCAGACGTACCGTCTCACCCTCTTTGGTCAGTGATGTCTGGAGCAGTTTACCTGTTACCTGGGCAACACACGGAAAGACTAAATAAAGGTGTAAGTCGTGATATCATTTTGTTCCATGTGATAAATGGTATAGTATAGAAAGTGTAGAACGTAAAACTGCACTTAATAACCCCATCCAGATGTAAGTAggataaaacacaaaaacaacagtaGACAAAGCTCATTAATAGCTTGAGTAGCAATAATGAAATtaatttgaatttttttttcagttttgatATGAATTTCAACAGTTGAATTGTTTTGATTTGAACTTGGGTCTTCATGTCATCCAGCAATCATCTACCTGACAACACAACAGCAGGCTCTTCCTCATGTTGGCCACACGGATCATGAGACACGGGTGGCCTTCATGACTGGCCACAACAGCATGCTGACTGAACTTCACAGTCTCACCTCGCTTCTTCGGCCGAGCCACCTGGACACACcgaaacacagagaacacagactgaagactgacctacacacagcacagagaccaCAGACTCAAGACTGACCTACATACAGCACAGAGACCACAGACTCAAGACTGACCTACACACAAGACtgacctacacacagcacagagagcacaaaCTCATGACTGaactacacacagcacagagagcacagactcatgactgacctacacacagcacagagagcacagactcaagactgacctacacacagcacagagagcacagactcatgactgacctacacacagcacagagagcacagactcaagactgacctacacacagcacagagagcacagactcaagactgacctacacacagcacagagagcacagactcaagactgacctacacacagcacagagagcacagactcacgactgacctacacacagcacagagagcacagactgacgactgacctacacacagcacagagagcacagactcaagactgacctacacacagcacagagagcacagactcaagactgacctacacacagcacagagagcacagactcacgactgacctacacacagcacagagagcacagactcaagactgacctacacacagcacagagagcacagactcATGACTGaactacac is a window of Brachyhypopomus gauderio isolate BG-103 chromosome 14, BGAUD_0.2, whole genome shotgun sequence DNA encoding:
- the kcnj10a gene encoding ATP-sensitive inward rectifier potassium channel 10: MSSATPPSSRSSSPQKVCHSQTQTDVLKPLLGGGGGATTADGPAVLRRRRRVLSKDGRSNVRIEHVSGRGALYLRDLWTTFLDMQWRYKLFLFSATFAGTWFVFGVLWYLVALAHGDLLESDPPSNHTPCVMQVHTLTAAFLFSLESQTTIGYGFRCITEECPVAIILLIVQLVITMVMEIFITGTFLAKVARPKKRGETVKFSQHAVVASHEGHPCLMIRVANMRKSLLLCCQVTGKLLQTSLTKEGETVRLDQRNVAFQVDTSSDSPFLILPLTFYHIIDDSSPLRAWAAKGGGWTDPELADFELLVILSATVEPTSATCQVRTSYLPDEILWGYEFPPVVSLSPSGKYVADFAFFDKVAKTKTTPLFKQASPHLQGNGGGGGGSVAADSEKTRLEEGYREGRGQGRGRVRDSSPHSVRISNV